A region from the uncultured Holophaga sp. genome encodes:
- the glmU gene encoding bifunctional UDP-N-acetylglucosamine diphosphorylase/glucosamine-1-phosphate N-acetyltransferase GlmU, which yields MSTAAVILAAGLGKRMKSALPKVLHPILGDASLLWVLRALPEEVEHAVLVLHHGKAAVEADLERWAAEGSLPCSVSTVDQGEPLGTGHAVRAAEAELERLGADRVLILCGDVPLIRRETLRALANGPAALLAMDLEQPGSYGRVLTHADGTLAGMVEYKDASEAQRAVRLANGGAYSLPWSQLKPALHGLSNDNAQGEYYLTDAVVAVGQSVPVKVETCDPEELLGMNSRLDQAQLQAIARDRVNCAWMEEGVSFLDPASTLVGPRVALAPDVLLEPGVRLEGCVSVGQGTRIGQGSVIREAEIGPAALIRPYCVVQLSKVGAGVQLGPFAHLREGSVLEEKVHVGNFVETKKATLRAGAKANHLSYLGDAEVGERTNIGAGFISCNYDGVHKHRTTIGRDCFVGSDVQLVAPVTLGDGVLIAAGSTITKDVPDDALAMSRAPQVTREGLGKRFLKRK from the coding sequence ATGTCCACAGCAGCAGTGATTCTGGCGGCGGGCCTGGGTAAGCGCATGAAGTCGGCCCTCCCGAAGGTCCTGCACCCGATCCTCGGGGACGCCTCCCTGCTGTGGGTCCTCCGGGCACTGCCGGAGGAGGTCGAGCATGCCGTCCTGGTGCTGCACCACGGGAAGGCAGCCGTGGAGGCCGACCTCGAGCGCTGGGCAGCCGAGGGCAGCCTGCCCTGCTCTGTGAGCACCGTGGACCAGGGCGAGCCCCTGGGCACCGGGCACGCCGTCCGGGCCGCCGAGGCCGAGTTGGAGCGTCTGGGGGCCGATCGGGTCCTCATCCTCTGCGGGGATGTACCCTTGATCCGCCGGGAGACCCTGAGGGCCCTGGCCAACGGCCCGGCTGCACTGCTGGCCATGGACCTGGAGCAGCCCGGCAGCTATGGCCGGGTGCTCACCCATGCGGATGGTACTCTGGCCGGCATGGTGGAATACAAGGATGCCAGCGAGGCCCAGAGGGCTGTCCGGCTTGCCAATGGCGGGGCCTATAGCCTTCCCTGGTCGCAGCTGAAGCCTGCCCTCCATGGCCTCTCCAACGACAACGCCCAGGGTGAGTACTACCTCACGGATGCGGTGGTCGCCGTAGGCCAGAGTGTCCCGGTCAAGGTGGAAACCTGCGACCCCGAAGAGCTTCTGGGCATGAACAGCCGCCTGGACCAGGCCCAGCTCCAGGCCATCGCCCGGGACCGGGTGAACTGCGCCTGGATGGAAGAGGGGGTGAGCTTCCTGGACCCCGCCAGCACCCTGGTGGGACCCCGGGTCGCCCTGGCCCCCGATGTGCTCCTGGAGCCCGGGGTGCGGCTCGAGGGCTGCGTCAGCGTCGGCCAGGGCACCCGCATCGGCCAGGGCAGCGTGATCCGGGAGGCGGAGATCGGCCCGGCCGCCCTCATCCGCCCCTACTGCGTCGTCCAGCTCTCCAAGGTGGGGGCCGGGGTCCAGCTGGGTCCCTTCGCCCACCTCCGGGAGGGCTCGGTACTGGAAGAGAAGGTCCATGTCGGCAACTTTGTGGAGACGAAGAAGGCGACCCTTCGGGCAGGAGCCAAGGCCAACCATCTGAGCTACCTGGGGGATGCCGAGGTGGGCGAGCGCACCAATATCGGCGCGGGCTTCATCAGCTGCAACTACGATGGCGTGCACAAACACCGCACCACCATCGGACGGGACTGTTTCGTGGGCAGCGATGTCCAGCTGGTGGCCCCCGTCACCCTGGGCGACGGGGTTCTCATCGCCGCGGGCAGCACCATCACCAAGGATGTGCCCGATGACGCCCTGGCCATGTCCCGAGCCCCCCAGGTCACCCGGGAGGGGCTGGGCAAGCGCTTCCTCAAGCGGAAGTAG
- a CDS encoding 4-hydroxythreonine-4-phosphate dehydrogenase PdxA, with amino-acid sequence MEIPERPRLAITLGDPCGISPELLLKSLPQLCAMAEIRVFGARAGLELLEGNDRVVPGASWSWEAATTSSIPGASVGTLCFQPARGMSPLRIPWIDPTPGIGAQDLELGRGSAASGRCAVLAVKLAAERILAGDAQAMVTLPLAKAAAHQAGFPIPGHTEFLQELTGAPLIRMGFLSPTLNVVLHTVHQSLRSVVEGLDADAVAETLAFAADRYAQLSGDMSPRVALCALNPHAGEGGAFGDEEDALKEALIKARHAFRKQDGSLAAPFASLPSPFPPGPAPQGWALYPDRVRPDSRAPSPDPDFQGPFPSDTLFLRALRGEFDLVVALYHDQGLIPIKVLEPDRAVNITLGLPFIRTSPDHGTAFGIAGEGVASPADFLEAASLAVRLARRSSPPS; translated from the coding sequence ATGGAAATCCCAGAGCGTCCCAGGCTGGCCATCACCCTGGGGGATCCTTGCGGCATCAGCCCCGAACTGCTCCTCAAGTCCCTGCCCCAACTCTGCGCCATGGCGGAGATCCGGGTCTTCGGCGCCCGGGCGGGCCTGGAGCTGCTGGAGGGCAATGACCGGGTTGTACCGGGTGCATCCTGGTCATGGGAGGCAGCCACCACTTCCTCCATCCCCGGCGCTTCCGTGGGCACCCTCTGCTTCCAGCCCGCCCGCGGCATGTCGCCCCTGAGGATCCCGTGGATCGACCCCACTCCAGGGATCGGGGCACAGGATCTGGAGCTGGGACGGGGCAGCGCCGCCTCGGGGCGCTGCGCGGTGCTGGCGGTGAAGCTGGCCGCCGAGCGCATCCTTGCCGGGGACGCCCAGGCCATGGTCACCCTCCCCCTCGCCAAGGCGGCCGCCCACCAGGCTGGTTTCCCCATCCCCGGGCACACGGAGTTCCTGCAGGAGCTGACGGGCGCCCCCCTGATCCGCATGGGCTTCCTGAGCCCCACCCTGAACGTGGTGCTCCACACCGTCCACCAGAGCCTCCGCTCCGTGGTGGAGGGACTCGATGCCGACGCGGTGGCGGAGACCCTGGCCTTTGCCGCTGACCGCTACGCCCAGCTGAGCGGGGACATGAGCCCCCGGGTGGCCCTCTGTGCCCTGAACCCCCATGCAGGTGAAGGGGGCGCATTCGGGGACGAGGAGGACGCTCTGAAGGAGGCCCTCATCAAGGCCCGGCATGCCTTCCGGAAGCAGGACGGGAGCCTCGCGGCCCCCTTCGCTTCTCTGCCCTCCCCCTTCCCCCCCGGACCCGCCCCCCAGGGCTGGGCCCTCTATCCCGACCGGGTGCGACCGGACTCCAGGGCCCCGAGCCCCGATCCTGACTTCCAGGGCCCCTTCCCATCGGACACCCTCTTCCTGCGGGCCCTGCGGGGCGAATTCGACCTGGTGGTGGCCCTGTACCATGACCAGGGGCTGATCCCCATCAAGGTCCTGGAACCCGACCGGGCCGTCAACATCACCCTGGGGTTGCCCTTCATCCGCACCTCGCCCGATCACGGCACCGCCTTTGGCATTGCCGGGGAGGGGGTGGCCAGCCCGGCGGACTTCCTGGAGGCCGCCAGCCTGGCCGTCCGCTTGGCCCGGCGCAGCAGCCCACCGAGCTGA